Proteins encoded by one window of Vigna radiata var. radiata cultivar VC1973A chromosome 5, Vradiata_ver6, whole genome shotgun sequence:
- the LOC106759886 gene encoding galactinol synthase 2-like, whose translation MKLRDDRNNIVMILFIVLQDFLNMYFKDKYRPIPNVYNLVLAMLWRHLENVELEKVKVVHYCAAGSKPWRYSGKEENMQREDIKMLVKKWWDIYEDETLDYNYSLTEALLEGGELNYVPAPSAA comes from the exons ATGAAACTAAGAGATGACAGAAATAATatagttatgattttgtttattgtGTTGCAGGATTTTCTGAACATGTACTTCAAGGACAAGTATAGGCCAATTCCTAACGTGTACAATCTTGTGCTGGCCATGTTATGGCGTCACCTTGAGAATGTTGAGcttgaaaaagttaaagtgGTTCACTACTGTGCTGCG GGATCAAAGCCTTGGAGGTACAGTGGGAAAGAGGAGAATATGCAGAGAGAAGATATAAAGATGTTAGTGAAGAAGTGGTGGGATATATATGAGGATGAGACTTTGGATTATAACTATTCACTCACTGAAGCGCTTTTGGAGGGTGGCGAACTCAATTACGTTCCAGCTCCATCTGCTGCTTAA